The Kiritimatiellia bacterium DNA segment TTCTTCCAGTATTGCGCAGGCATATCCGCATGGGCAATGTCGGGCAGGGTGTCTTGGATGACGATCCGGTCAAAACACGAATAGGCGCCGAGAATGTCCTCGGTATGCCGTTCAAGAAATGCTGTTTGCATAATGAACCTCCTTGTTGTCACAAGGTTGTATCAAAAAATTATCACCCGGCATAGCCGGAACCCTTTATGGTTCCGGCTATGCCGGGTTGGGGTTATAACAAAGCATTTTCCCGGAACAACATTATCGTCAGAATGACCGTTTGGCCGTTTCGTACGGACAGATATTTGCGCGGCTTGCGAAACAACTTCCAGCGTTCGCCGCAGACAAACAGTTCGGGGCAGACCGCAGAATGAATTATTCTATGATCCATGAGAATAAGTTCCAACGAAACGCTTCCCAAAACGAATTCCCCGCGGCATGGAAGCCTGATTTTTACCTCGTTTTTGCTTGCGATTGATTCCAACGCCTGTTCATCCAGCAAGACGTAGCGCCGCGACGTATAACCGTTGTTCACGGGAAGCTCGCCGCAGTCATGACCGTTGAAAATCAAACGCGTTGATTTGTTGTCGCCATAGATGCCGTAAATATAAAGCCAGGCGGCCTTAACCTGATTAAAATCACCGGGCTTCATTACGCGCGTTGTTTTTCTGTATTCCGGCAATTTGACGTTTACAGGCAAAGTCCTTCTGCCCTTCACGGAAAACGACGCCGTGTGGCCCTTAAATGAAAACCAATCCACGCGCATGTTTCCGTTTTTGCATTCAAAAAAATAAAAACCGGGAGAGCTGTCTTCAAGAATCCCCCATAAATATCGGTCGCGGGGACTGAATTCGGCAAGAACATGAAACTCGTCCAACGCAACCAAATCCATGCCGGGATAGCCGACCGAGGAGGCCGTAATCTGCAAATACCCTTTTTTATCGCCGGTTTCATGGAAACTCACGGCCTGGTTGTGGGTATGTCCGCAAAAATAGGCATCCACCGGATATTTTTCGCAAAGCGCGGCGATTCTTTTGACAAAAGTCGGCTCATTAATGAAGAAATGCCGCCCCCAATTATAGAGAGGCGGATGAGCTGCGACAAATATGTGTTTTGCCGCGCGCGCCCCCGCCTTCAATTGGTCCTCAAACCAGCGATCCTGTTTCTCGTCATAATTCAAATAATCCAATATGACAAAAAGATTATTTTTCAAC contains these protein-coding regions:
- a CDS encoding metallophosphoesterase; translation: MSAGSRTILRFAVLGDTHFCRRRVKEHCRRNCPFAELPDHVRYNAMRDAILAPMFAKIREMHPDFVISTGDFVEGGMRDREKTYREMRQGWKFMRRLGVPCLIAKGTHEGSGNHPGAEAYREIVLRGMAARTGQAIDREYFRYELKNNLFVILDYLNYDEKQDRWFEDQLKAGARAAKHIFVAAHPPLYNWGRHFFINEPTFVKRIAALCEKYPVDAYFCGHTHNQAVSFHETGDKKGYLQITASSVGYPGMDLVALDEFHVLAEFSPRDRYLWGILEDSSPGFYFFECKNGNMRVDWFSFKGHTASFSVKGRRTLPVNVKLPEYRKTTRVMKPGDFNQVKAAWLYIYGIYGDNKSTRLIFNGHDCGELPVNNGYTSRRYVLLDEQALESIASKNEVKIRLPCRGEFVLGSVSLELILMDHRIIHSAVCPELFVCGERWKLFRKPRKYLSVRNGQTVILTIMLFRENALL